CGCGCTCCCACTCAGTGACGAGGAGCGGGAGGTGCTGACAAACTTCGTCATGAAGTACACAAACAGAAAGCCCGTGTTCCAGGAGAAACTCAACGAGGAACTCGTAGCCGGTGTGGTGTTGGAATTTGCCGGCAAGAAACTCGATGCATCCATAAAGGGACGCCTTGAGCGTATTGCGAGGGAAATAACCCGTTGAACCGTATTAATTCAAACGCGTAAGTTTGAAAGGGGTGAAACTTTGAGACTCAACCCTGGAGAGATCGTGAAGGTACTTGAAAGTAAAATCACCGAGTACAAAGAGGAGATAAATCTGGAAGACGTTGGAAAGGTCATACAAGTTGGTGACGGAATCGCACGTGTCTACGGTCTTAACAACGTCATGGCCAACGAGATGGTGGAGTTCGTCGAGACCGGAATCAAAGGATTGGCGTTTAACCTGGAAGAGGATAACGTCGGTGTCATCATCCTTGGTGACTACAAAGGCCTCAAAGAAGGTCACACAGTTAGGCGGCTGAAAAGGATAATGGAGGTACCTGTAGGGGAAGGGCTCCTGGGTCGCGTCGTGAACCCGTTGGGTGAACCGCTCGACGGTCTTGGCCCGATAGAGTACAAGGAGACGCGTCCTGTTGAGTTTAAAGCCCCAGGAGTTATCGCCCGAAAACCGGTCGACACACCACTTCAAACAGGTATAAAGGTGATAGACTCGCTCATTCCCATCGGTAGGGGACAGAGGGAACTCATCATCGGGGATAGGCAGACGGGAAAGACTGCGATCGCCATCGACACGATAATCAATCAAAAGGGAAAAGGAGTTTACTGTATTTACGTTGCAATCGGGCAGAAGGCATCCGCAGTTGCGAGGATCGTGGAAAAACTGAAACAGTTCGGCGCGATGGAGTACACCACGGTTGTGGTGGCAAGTTCCTCGGATCCGGCAACACTGCAGTACCTCGCACCGTACGCCGGATGCGCGATGGGCGAGTACTTTATGTTTAAAGGTAAGGATGCGTTGGTTGTGTACGACGACCTCTCCAAACACGCGGTAGCTTACAGGCAAATCTCGCTACTACTTAGAAGGCCACCGGGAAGGGAAGCGTACCCCGGAGACGTTTTCTACCTCCACTCACGGCTCCTTGAAAGGGCAGCGAGATTGAACGAAAATTACGGAGGAGGTTCTTTAACGGCCTTACCGATAATCGAAACGCAAGCGAACGATATTTCCGCCTACATCCCGACGAACGTGATTTCAATCACCGATGGTCAGATATACCTTGAGCCTGGCCTGTTCTACGCTGGGCAGCGACCGGCTGTGAACATTGGGCTCTCCGTTTCCAGGGTCGGTGGTGCTGCGCAGATCAAAGCCATGAAACAGGTTGCCGGTTCTCTGAAATTGGATATTGCACAGTACCAAGAACTCGAAACGTTCGCACAGTTCGCAACCGAACTTGACCCAACAACACAGGCTCAAATTACGCGCGGGCAAAGGCTCATGGAGCTTATGAAACAACCTCAGTACAGTCCGATGGAGGTTGAGGAACAGATCGTCGTTCTGTTCGCTGGTGTTAACGGATACCTCGATGACTTACCACTGAGTGCGGTAAAACCGTTCGAAGAAGGATTGCTTAAGTTCTTCAAGGAAAAATACGATGACATCCTCACGGAGATAAGGACGAAAAAGCAACTCACAAAAGAATTGGAAGACAGAATACACAAAGCGATTAAGGAATTCAAGGAAGAGTTTGTCAAGATACACGGGAAGTGATGGATTGTGAGCCGAGGTAAATTACTCCAGATAAAGAAACGCATAAATGCGACGCAATCACTCAAGAAGATTACAAAAGCCATGGAGATGGTCTCCACCGCACAGATAAAGAAAGTCGAAAAGAGACTCCAGATGGCCCGTGAGTTCCTCAAAGAAGCGCACGAAATGGTCTCGCAGGTGCATTTTGAGGTCAAGCATCCGTTTGTCACGGGCCAAGGTAAGAATGCGCTTGTCGTCATAGGGACGGATATGGGACTGTGCGGTGCGTTTCCATCGGAGTTGGCCAAGAAAGCACTTGAGCTCGATAGGAAAGAGAACTTCGACCTCATTCTCGTTGTGGGCGCAAAGCTGGCACCTGTGTTTCGTAGAAATCCCAAAGTTGAGCGCATTTACGAGCACGAATTCGACGTTCCTACCTTTGAATTTTCAAGGACGGTAATATCGGATTTAGTTTCCGCGAACGCGGGACGTGTAAAGGTGGTATACGGTAAGTTCAAAAACAAACTTGCTCAGGTGCCGGACGTTTACACCTTGGCACCGATTCAGCGTCGCGAGGAATTGGTAGGGGACCGTTACGAATACGAACCGAGTGACGAAGCATTTCAGACAAAACTCCTGGAATTCTACGCGGCAAGTGTTTTCTACGCGCTGGCCTTCGAAACGAAAATAAGCGAGTTATACGCAAGGCAAAACGCGATGCGAAACGCTACGGAAAACGCCGAAGAGGTCGTTCGCCAGTTGACGATAGCTTTCAACAAGGCACGTCAGGCATCCATTACACAGGAACTCATAGAGATCGTCACCGGTGCCGATGCCCTCAAGAGTGAGTAACGTGGTCCGCTGAGACTTGAGGAGGTGTTTTGATGTCGAAAAAATCAAAAGGTACGATAGTCAGGATAATCGGGCCCGTGGTGGACGTTAAATTTGCCGAAGGCGAGCTTCCAGATATTTACGATGCTCTTGTTGTTGTAAACCCGCAAACCGGGAAGAAGCTCGTGCTCGAGGTCGAGCAACTTATCGGTGACAATACGGTGAGAACTGTTGCGATGGACAGTACCGACGGGTTGGTACGCGGACTCGAGGTGGAGAACACGGGCGAACCGATAAAGGCACCAGTCGGAAGAGGCGTACTTGGAAGGATGATAAACGTCATCGGTGAGCCCATCGACGAGCGCGGGGAGTTAAAGGACGTTGAGTACTGGCCGATCCACAGGCCGGCACCGTCGATTACCGAACAGAAGACGGAGATCGAGATCCTCGAGACAGGTCTCAAAGTTATCGACCTGCTTGCACCGTTCCCGAAAGGTGGAAAGATAGGATTCTTCGGTGGGGCTGGTGTGGGAAAGACAGTCCTTGTTATGGAGATGATCCGAAACATTGCGATAGAGCACAAGGGGTTCTCAATCTTTGCCGGAGTTGGTGAGAGAACAAGGGAAGGAAACGACCTGTACCTCGAGATGCAGGAAGCCGGCGTTTTGAACAACACCGTCCTCGTCTTCGGTCAAATGAACGAGCCACCGGGCGCGAGGTTCAGGGTTGCCCTTACAGCCTTGACGATAGCCGAATACTTCAGGGATGTTGAGGGTAGGGATGTTCTACTCTTCATAGACAACATCTTCAGGTTCGTTCAGGCCGGTAGTGAGGTTTCCGCACTGCTTGGACGCATGCCCTCAGCGGTCGGTTACCAGCCAACACTATCAACGGACATGGGAGAATTGCAAGAGAGGATAACCTCTACAAAGAAAGGATCCATCACGTCAGTTCAAGCAATCTACGTTCCTGCCGACGATATCACCGACCCCGCACCGGCGACAACCTTCACGCACCTGGATGCGACGATAGTTCTCTCGAGGCAACTCGCCGCACTGGGACTGTATCCGGCTGTTGACCCGCTCGATTCAACTTCGAAGATACTCGACCCCAACATTGTGGGAAAGGAACACTACGAAGTTGCACGTGGTGTTCAGGAAGTTCTCCAAAGGTACAAAGACCTGCAAGACATAATTGCCATCCTCGGGATGGAAGAGTTGTCCGAGGAGGATAAACTCATCGTTCAGAGGGCACGTAAGATCCAAAGGTTCCTCACACAGCCGACGCACGTTGCCGAAAGATTCACGGGAATGCCCGGTGTTTACGTACCGCTTAAGGAAACGATCCGCGGATTCAAGGAAATACTCGAAGGGCGATACGACGATTTGCCGGAAGCGGCATTCTACATGGTAGGTACGATAGACGAAGCCGTTGAAAAAGCGAAGAAACTGACACAAGCTGCCATCGTTTAAAATGGTAAACTGGGCACAGAGGTGCGTGGTGATGAGGGTAAAAATTGTAACACCAACCAAGATCATGGACTTCAAAGATGTTAAGTTCCTCGTATTCAGAACGGTCGACGGTGAGATGGGAGTTCTGGACAGGCGAGCACCCATTATCGCAAAGCTGGCGGTGGCGGATGTAAAGCTAAAGCTGGAAAATTCCGAAGAATCCTACAGGGTTGTCGATGGTTTTTTACATTGCGATGGGAAGAGCAACGTTGTGATCCTGACTGAAGAAGTGGGAAAACCGGAGGATTTTGACCCACACAGATACCTCGGAAACATGGCCCAGTGACGTTCGGTTGGCCAACAAATGCGATGGGGTGAGACGTTTTGAAAAAGAGCGCGATAGTGGTTGACAGTACAACACCGTTACCCGGCTGGTTGGACGAATCCGTTCCGGTGTTCTCCGTGCCCGTGAGGGTCTACATAGACGGTCAAGAGTACAAGGACCAGCTTGAAATACAGGATAAGATTATCCAAGCTATAAAAGAGGAAAGGATGCTCGAAACATCGCTTCCGGCACCAAACGACGTTGAGGAGCTTTTTGAGAAGCTTTCCGAAGAGTACGATCGTGTGTACGTACTATCCGTCTCCTCTCACCTGAGTGGGACTTATAATCTTTTCGGCACAATAGCGAGCAAGTACGAGAACATCGTAGTTTTCGATTCTAAAACGATTAGCATTCAAAACACCTACATCTTAGCACGGATGATCGAGGACATAAAGGCTGGCAAGGTTTTGGAGGAAGATGATATAATATCTTACAGGGATGATTCATTATTCCTCATCGCGGTCTTCAACATTTCACGACTCGAAAAGAGTGGACGCATCGGTAAGTTGGTCTCGATAATAGGAAAAATCCTTCACGTTAAGCCCGTACTTACGATAGCCAGGACGGGCGAAGTGGAGCTTGTGGGCAAAGCTCTCGGAAAATCAAAGGTTATGGAACTCATATTCGATAAAGTTCAAGAATTCCTTAAGGGTGAAAACGGCAATGTGAAACTTTACGCAGCCGTTGGAACCGACGAGTACAAAGAATTCATCTTCGAAATCGGCAGCTTTTTGGATGTGAAACCGACGTTCTTCCCGATAGGTTCAGCGGTGTTGGCACACGTAGGACTCGACGGATTCGGCATTGTTGTTGCAAAGTAAGTCGCAAAGTAAGAAGACGCCGGAAGAAGCTTAAAACTTTAATAAGTGAACTGAAAGTAGGTTGATTAGATGAAAAGCTCAAGTACGCGGATTTATCTATTCGACAGTTCTGTCGATTACGATGAAAAAGTTGGCTTTAACGTTCCAACGGACGTGATTCCACTCCGCGTGTACGTCAACGATCGTGAGTTTAAAGACAAGGTCGATATCACAAATGAGGAGTTCTACTCCTACTGCCAATCCGGTGCGAAACTGGGAACGAGTCAACCGTCTCAGAGTGATATAGAGGAGAAATTACTTAAATACTCGAAGGAATACGAGACAGTGTACGTTGTGACGATTTCGAGCAAGTTGAGTGGCACGTACGATGCGATAAGGAACTGTGTGGAAAGGTACAAACTTAAAAACGTGCGTGTGTTCGATTCAAAGAGTGCCAGTGTCAAAACTACGTACATTCTCTATCGAACGATCCACGAAGCGGAGAACGGGAAGGTCGTTGATCAAGAGATGGTTGACACCTTCGTCAGGGAATGCCAGCTAATCTTTTGTGTAACGAGTCTGGAGTACCTCGAGAGAGGTGGCCGAATCGGAAAGGCGAAGGCACTTTTGGGTAAACTCTTGAAGATCAAGCCGATTCTCTCCACCGATGAGGAAGGTTACACGGTATCACTCGACACGGCCAGGACGATGGAAAATTGCGTGGAAAAAATGAGGAAACTCTCCCAAAGCTTTATGGAGAAGTTCACAAATTCAATAGTAATCGCAGGATACGGTGTGGAGAGTGTGAAACCGTACCTTGAAAAACTCGTCGAAGGATTCACGATCCACTTGGTAGTGCGTATTGGCCCGGCAATCACGGCACACGTGGGTCCCGAAGTGTTCGGGCTCGTCGTCGGAAGGGGGTTCTAAATGATGATAAGGGATTACCTCAACTCACTGAGTGAAGAACGCGCATCGAAGGATTTCATAGTATTCAGCTCCATCCTCTTCTCACTCGGGTTCATCATGTCCATCGTTTCGAACGCCTTCTTTTTCGTCGATCACGTGGCTGTGAAGGTGTTCGGGGGCGTTGCGAACACGGTGTTCTTCATCGGTGTTGCGGGACTGGTTATCGTCATATCGAAGTGGTTTAAACAGAGCGACGAGAAGTTGTATGCCCTCGCGAACCTATACATGGTGTTTACACTGATCTTCGCATTTCTTAGCTATTTTGTCCCTTTTCTCTTCTTGATCACAACCGCGCTCTTAATCGCACTTACGATAACAGCGAGGCAATTTGTGCTCGAAGAAAAGGCAGTTGAGATAAAAAAGATCGTCAGTTATTTTCTCATCACTCTGTCTTTCTACACGATGGAGCTTGTGACCGAGCTAAACGAGGAAATTTCACGGAGGTGATCCTATGGAACTCAGGACGTTCGCGCGAGGTTTCGAAATATCGGAGACGGTTGAAAGTTATCTTGACGAAAAACTCGAGAAGGTGAGGAGGGCACTTAAAGATTACGTCGGTCGTGAAGGAATGCACATCGAGGCGAGGTTTGATAAAGACGGACCTTACTATACCCTGAGACTCCAGATGCACTTTAACGGTAAGGATATAGTTGTCCAAGAAAAGGCCAACGACGTTTACGGCGTGATCGACGCCGCATCTGATAGCTTCGAGAAGGCAATAAAGAAGGAGAGAGAATATTACAAATCCCACCATAAAGCGAACATGAAGGGTACCATCGAAGCATTGGCTGAGGAGTTGACACCGAAGTACTCACTCGAGGACGAGGAGTACGAGCAGATCGACAGTGTGAAAAGGGTTTTCCTCAGAACCGTTTCCCTCGAGGAAGCACTCGAGCAGATGGAGGTCATGAACCACGCGTTCTTCGTCTTCAGAAACGCGGAAACCGGTGAGTTGAACATGCTTTACCGTAAAAATGGGAAGTACGGACTGATAGAGTTCGAAGAGTGAACCGATGGAAAAATTAGGATAAACCACCAAAAACCACGGTGCCCAGCATGGGCACCGTAATTTTTTTCATCACTCCGAAAACTGGGCACATTTTCTCGATTGACAACGGTATTAAAAAGATGTATCATATAACTGAATCGTGAAATTTATCACGAAATCACGAAAAAATCGAAAACTGCGGTAAAACCCCTGGAACAACTTACCAAGTGGGGGCGCAGTGATACGGCGGGGGATTTGCATGTGGGCTTCGGCGGAGAAAAAACTCATCGTGAGAGTATGCATGGGGAGTTCCTGTCACCTGAAGGGCTCGTACGATGTGGTAAAAAAGCTGCGGGAGCTATTCGAAGGTCGCGATGATGTGGAACTACTTGGCTCGCTGTGTATGAACAACTGTTCGAAAGGCATCAACGTCGAGATAAACGGCAAAATCGTTTCAAAGCTTACGCCGGAGAACGCAACTGAAGTGGTGCTCAAGGAGATCCGTAGGATTACGGGCAATGAAACTCAGTGACAAATTTCTGGAGGGTCGATCCGATGAAGGAAAGCAATCTTATCATCTCCGTACCGGCCAACTGTAAGTACTGTTACAAGTGCCTGAGAAACTGTCCGGTGAAGGCGATCGCGTTCAACGGGCAACACTCGTTCGTCGTCGAGGAAGAGTGTATTGCGTGTGGTACGTGTATAAACGTCTGTCCACAACACGCGAAAACTTACAGGAAGAATTTGAAAGAATTTGAGGAACTCGTTGGTAAACCTTTCGTCCTCTCAGTAGCACCATCGTTCTTCGCAAATTACGATGATCCCGCAAAGGTGATATCGTTGGTAAGAAGGTTGGGCTGCGTCGCGGTTTCAGAAACCGCCATCGGAGCCGAGTTTGTTGGTCTTGAGTACCTCAAGTACCTGAACGCTGGCAAGAAGGTTCTGTTGACAACGTCGTGTCCCGTAGTTGTCAACCTCGTTGAGCAATATTTTCCAAAGCACATAGACTACCTCATACCCGTTGTATCACCGGCGATAGCACATGCCAAGTTTCTCGAATACAGGTTCGGCGAACTCCCGAGGGTCTTCGTAAGTCCTTGCGTAGCTAAGAAAGAAGAACTGAAAGGATACTACGACGTTGTGCTCACGTTCGAAGAGCTCGACGAGTTTCTTGCTCAGTATCCTAAAGAAGAAGAAGAAGAAGAAGAAGACAATGATACGTGTGCACCTGGAACGTCATACGAAAATGGCACACCAAAACAATCCCACCGATTCTTTCCGGATCCACCGTATCCGAACCGGGCACGCTATTTTCCAGCCTCCGGCGGTATCATCCATACATTGGAGCAGGATCTTTTTACACACATGATCATCGAGGGTATCAACAACCTTATCGATTTCTTGAGCAACCTCGAAACCTCCACGAAGGAGATCCAGGGGACCGTTCTGGTAGAGGCCTCCGCGTGTGTTGGTGGATGCTTGAACGGTCCCACAATCCGAAAGGAACGGAATCTTCTGGGGAGGAAAGAGGCCATAAGGAAGTGGAACAGGATTCTCGGGGAACTTAATCAGGACGGCACACGAACGGTTAATCCAGCTTACTATAAACTTGCGTTGAGTCGTACCTTCACCGATAGGAGCGCGACCAAGCAGGTTCCCGATGTGGAGATAACAAGAATCCTCCAGGAGATGGGAAAGGTCCATCCGGCAAAGGAGCTGAACTGTACCGCGTGCGGTTACGAAACTTGCCGTGATAAAGCCAGGGCCGTGGCTCTCGGTAAAGCTGAAAAGGATATGTGCTTTGCGTACCTGGTGGAAAAAGTGTCCTCCTTCGGTAACAAGGTCGTTGACGAAACGCCGAACGCGATCGTTATCTTCAGTAACGAGAAGGTTATATACCTCAACCCGGCGGCCAAGAGGCTCTTCGGTAGTTACGATGAAACTACGGTGCTCAACATATGCAAAAGAGTGAGCAACGAACCTTACAGGATTCATGAACTCTTCCTCAACGGTCGAAAGTACTATTTCTATCCCAAGTACTTCGACCTTCCCGAAGACGGTGGCAGTGTTCTACTCTTCGTCGATGTAACAGACATCGTCGTTCAGCGAGAACAGATGGACGAACTCAAACGTAAGACCGTCGAAAAGATCGAAGAGGTACTGAACAACCAGATGAAGCTCGCACAAGATATTGCCAGTCTGCTGGGCGAGTCCATCGCCGAAACAAAAGCGCACTTTATGGAATTCAAAAAGTACATGATCGGTGATGAGAATGCTAACGTGTGAGATCCACGTAGCACAAAAAAACAAACCTGGTGAGAACGTCTGTGGGGATACGGTCAAGTTCAAAAGAAGTCAGGAAAAAACGGTGGTCAGCGTTTCCGACGGCCTTGGAAGTGGTATCAAGGCCAGTATCCTCAGCACGCTGACCGCATCGATCGCAACGCGCATGGTCTTCGACGGGATACCCATCTCCGAAGTCTTCCGCTCCGTTATCTCAACCCTCCCAACGTGCAAAGTACGCGGGATAAGTTATGCGACACTCGCCACCTGTTACGTTAACCACGTATCGAAAGAATGTATCATCTACGAATACGATACACCACAGGTCCTCGTTTACAGGGATGGGAAGTTTCTGGAACTTCCGAAAACCTTGGACCTTGTCGAGGGAAGGAAGATATTCGAAACGAGGTTCGAGGTACGCGAGGAAGATGTAATCTTCATGATGACCGATGGAATCGTTCAAGCCGGCATGGGCACGAAACGGTTTCCGTTCGGATTTGGTGAAGAGAATGTTAAGAAGGAACTCACGAACCTACTCATTAACCGTGTTGATCTTCCCAGCATTGTGAACCACCTTGTGCGTCTTGCAACACTCCTGGACCACGGAACCAAAGGTGATGATGCCACGTTCTGCGCTATCAAGGTCCGCAAGCAGAGATTCCTCACCGTCATGGTGGGACCACCCGAGCGCAAAGAACACGACAAGATAGTTGTCGAAAAACTCTTCAGCAGCCCGGGAAAACGTGTCATCTGCGGAGGTACGACGAGCCAAATAGTGGAGAGAATAACGGGAAAGAAGGTGGAGATCGACTTCTCAAGTATATCTGAAATCTCACCACCGATCGGTTACATGGAGGGCGTGGACCTGGTAACGGAAGGTATAATTACCCTCACTCAGGTGTTCAGGTACTTCGAGGGGCAGGCGACCGAGCTGGGTATCGGAGCACAAAAGCTCGTGGACATGCTCGAAGAAGCCGACGTGGTTCACTTCTTGGTGGGAAGGGCGATTAACCCGGCCCACCAGAATCCTCTTTTTGCCCACGATATCTCGCTGAAATTCCGCCTAATCCGGGATATCGAAAAGATCCTCCAAGAACGCGGGAAGATAGTCATCGTTGAATACTTCTGAGACGTTCGTCACGTTCTTTTCGTTTTCTCAACCGAACTATGAGCGATACCACCAACAACAACAGATGCGCCAAGATGGTT
The genomic region above belongs to Fervidobacterium thailandense and contains:
- the atpA gene encoding F0F1 ATP synthase subunit alpha, whose protein sequence is MRLNPGEIVKVLESKITEYKEEINLEDVGKVIQVGDGIARVYGLNNVMANEMVEFVETGIKGLAFNLEEDNVGVIILGDYKGLKEGHTVRRLKRIMEVPVGEGLLGRVVNPLGEPLDGLGPIEYKETRPVEFKAPGVIARKPVDTPLQTGIKVIDSLIPIGRGQRELIIGDRQTGKTAIAIDTIINQKGKGVYCIYVAIGQKASAVARIVEKLKQFGAMEYTTVVVASSSDPATLQYLAPYAGCAMGEYFMFKGKDALVVYDDLSKHAVAYRQISLLLRRPPGREAYPGDVFYLHSRLLERAARLNENYGGGSLTALPIIETQANDISAYIPTNVISITDGQIYLEPGLFYAGQRPAVNIGLSVSRVGGAAQIKAMKQVAGSLKLDIAQYQELETFAQFATELDPTTQAQITRGQRLMELMKQPQYSPMEVEEQIVVLFAGVNGYLDDLPLSAVKPFEEGLLKFFKEKYDDILTEIRTKKQLTKELEDRIHKAIKEFKEEFVKIHGK
- the atpG gene encoding ATP synthase F1 subunit gamma — encoded protein: MSRGKLLQIKKRINATQSLKKITKAMEMVSTAQIKKVEKRLQMAREFLKEAHEMVSQVHFEVKHPFVTGQGKNALVVIGTDMGLCGAFPSELAKKALELDRKENFDLILVVGAKLAPVFRRNPKVERIYEHEFDVPTFEFSRTVISDLVSANAGRVKVVYGKFKNKLAQVPDVYTLAPIQRREELVGDRYEYEPSDEAFQTKLLEFYAASVFYALAFETKISELYARQNAMRNATENAEEVVRQLTIAFNKARQASITQELIEIVTGADALKSE
- the atpD gene encoding F0F1 ATP synthase subunit beta, which translates into the protein MSKKSKGTIVRIIGPVVDVKFAEGELPDIYDALVVVNPQTGKKLVLEVEQLIGDNTVRTVAMDSTDGLVRGLEVENTGEPIKAPVGRGVLGRMINVIGEPIDERGELKDVEYWPIHRPAPSITEQKTEIEILETGLKVIDLLAPFPKGGKIGFFGGAGVGKTVLVMEMIRNIAIEHKGFSIFAGVGERTREGNDLYLEMQEAGVLNNTVLVFGQMNEPPGARFRVALTALTIAEYFRDVEGRDVLLFIDNIFRFVQAGSEVSALLGRMPSAVGYQPTLSTDMGELQERITSTKKGSITSVQAIYVPADDITDPAPATTFTHLDATIVLSRQLAALGLYPAVDPLDSTSKILDPNIVGKEHYEVARGVQEVLQRYKDLQDIIAILGMEELSEEDKLIVQRARKIQRFLTQPTHVAERFTGMPGVYVPLKETIRGFKEILEGRYDDLPEAAFYMVGTIDEAVEKAKKLTQAAIV
- a CDS encoding F0F1 ATP synthase subunit epsilon — its product is MRVKIVTPTKIMDFKDVKFLVFRTVDGEMGVLDRRAPIIAKLAVADVKLKLENSEESYRVVDGFLHCDGKSNVVILTEEVGKPEDFDPHRYLGNMAQ
- a CDS encoding DegV family protein gives rise to the protein MKKSAIVVDSTTPLPGWLDESVPVFSVPVRVYIDGQEYKDQLEIQDKIIQAIKEERMLETSLPAPNDVEELFEKLSEEYDRVYVLSVSSHLSGTYNLFGTIASKYENIVVFDSKTISIQNTYILARMIEDIKAGKVLEEDDIISYRDDSLFLIAVFNISRLEKSGRIGKLVSIIGKILHVKPVLTIARTGEVELVGKALGKSKVMELIFDKVQEFLKGENGNVKLYAAVGTDEYKEFIFEIGSFLDVKPTFFPIGSAVLAHVGLDGFGIVVAK
- a CDS encoding DegV family protein is translated as MKSSSTRIYLFDSSVDYDEKVGFNVPTDVIPLRVYVNDREFKDKVDITNEEFYSYCQSGAKLGTSQPSQSDIEEKLLKYSKEYETVYVVTISSKLSGTYDAIRNCVERYKLKNVRVFDSKSASVKTTYILYRTIHEAENGKVVDQEMVDTFVRECQLIFCVTSLEYLERGGRIGKAKALLGKLLKIKPILSTDEEGYTVSLDTARTMENCVEKMRKLSQSFMEKFTNSIVIAGYGVESVKPYLEKLVEGFTIHLVVRIGPAITAHVGPEVFGLVVGRGF
- a CDS encoding ribosome hibernation promotion factor, with amino-acid sequence MELRTFARGFEISETVESYLDEKLEKVRRALKDYVGREGMHIEARFDKDGPYYTLRLQMHFNGKDIVVQEKANDVYGVIDAASDSFEKAIKKEREYYKSHHKANMKGTIEALAEELTPKYSLEDEEYEQIDSVKRVFLRTVSLEEALEQMEVMNHAFFVFRNAETGELNMLYRKNGKYGLIEFEE
- a CDS encoding (2Fe-2S) ferredoxin domain-containing protein; amino-acid sequence: MWASAEKKLIVRVCMGSSCHLKGSYDVVKKLRELFEGRDDVELLGSLCMNNCSKGINVEINGKIVSKLTPENATEVVLKEIRRITGNETQ
- a CDS encoding [Fe-Fe] hydrogenase large subunit C-terminal domain-containing protein — encoded protein: MKESNLIISVPANCKYCYKCLRNCPVKAIAFNGQHSFVVEEECIACGTCINVCPQHAKTYRKNLKEFEELVGKPFVLSVAPSFFANYDDPAKVISLVRRLGCVAVSETAIGAEFVGLEYLKYLNAGKKVLLTTSCPVVVNLVEQYFPKHIDYLIPVVSPAIAHAKFLEYRFGELPRVFVSPCVAKKEELKGYYDVVLTFEELDEFLAQYPKEEEEEEEDNDTCAPGTSYENGTPKQSHRFFPDPPYPNRARYFPASGGIIHTLEQDLFTHMIIEGINNLIDFLSNLETSTKEIQGTVLVEASACVGGCLNGPTIRKERNLLGRKEAIRKWNRILGELNQDGTRTVNPAYYKLALSRTFTDRSATKQVPDVEITRILQEMGKVHPAKELNCTACGYETCRDKARAVALGKAEKDMCFAYLVEKVSSFGNKVVDETPNAIVIFSNEKVIYLNPAAKRLFGSYDETTVLNICKRVSNEPYRIHELFLNGRKYYFYPKYFDLPEDGGSVLLFVDVTDIVVQREQMDELKRKTVEKIEEVLNNQMKLAQDIASLLGESIAETKAHFMEFKKYMIGDENANV
- a CDS encoding SpoIIE family protein phosphatase produces the protein MLTCEIHVAQKNKPGENVCGDTVKFKRSQEKTVVSVSDGLGSGIKASILSTLTASIATRMVFDGIPISEVFRSVISTLPTCKVRGISYATLATCYVNHVSKECIIYEYDTPQVLVYRDGKFLELPKTLDLVEGRKIFETRFEVREEDVIFMMTDGIVQAGMGTKRFPFGFGEENVKKELTNLLINRVDLPSIVNHLVRLATLLDHGTKGDDATFCAIKVRKQRFLTVMVGPPERKEHDKIVVEKLFSSPGKRVICGGTTSQIVERITGKKVEIDFSSISEISPPIGYMEGVDLVTEGIITLTQVFRYFEGQATELGIGAQKLVDMLEEADVVHFLVGRAINPAHQNPLFAHDISLKFRLIRDIEKILQERGKIVIVEYF